In Desulfatibacillum aliphaticivorans DSM 15576, a single genomic region encodes these proteins:
- a CDS encoding zeta toxin family protein, with the protein MANPIHEKKIIIIAGPNGAGKTTFAEEFLPKDAGCPNFVNADLIAAGLSPFAPEQAAIKAGRLMLQEIHGYAKKGVSFSFETTLAGKSYARLIPKWRRSGYSVKMFFLSLPTPELAIERVRIRVALGGHSVPEPVVRRRFSAGLKNFEEIYKPIVDEWILYDNSTDYPKILLEGESDG; encoded by the coding sequence ATGGCGAACCCTATTCACGAAAAGAAAATCATCATCATCGCCGGGCCGAACGGCGCGGGAAAGACCACCTTTGCGGAGGAGTTTCTTCCCAAGGACGCAGGCTGCCCTAACTTCGTCAATGCGGACCTGATCGCCGCGGGCTTATCTCCTTTTGCGCCCGAGCAAGCCGCCATAAAGGCCGGACGCCTGATGTTGCAGGAAATTCATGGCTATGCGAAAAAAGGCGTGAGTTTCAGCTTTGAGACAACCTTGGCCGGGAAGAGTTACGCGAGGTTGATCCCTAAGTGGCGCAGGTCAGGATACAGTGTCAAAATGTTCTTTTTGTCCTTGCCCACGCCGGAATTGGCTATTGAACGGGTGAGGATAAGGGTCGCATTAGGCGGCCACAGCGTCCCTGAGCCAGTGGTCAGGAGGCGATTTTCCGCTGGCTTAAAAAACTTTGAGGAAATATACAAACCCATTGTAGACGAATGGATTTTATACGATAATTCAACTGATTATCCCAAGATACTATTGGAAGGAGAAAGTGATGGATAA